Proteins co-encoded in one Streptococcus pyogenes genomic window:
- a CDS encoding formate--tetrahydrofolate ligase: protein MVLSDIEIANSVTMEPISKVADQLGIDKEALCLYGKYKAKIDARQLVALKNKPDGKLILVTAISPTPAGEGKTTTSVGLVDALSAIGKKAVIALREPSLGPVFGVKGGAAGGGHAQVVPMEDINLHFTGDFHAIGVANNLLAALIDNHIHHGNSLGIDSRRITWKRVVDMNDRQLRHIVDGLQGKVNGIPREDGYDITVASEIMAILCLSENISDLKARLEKIIIGYNYQGEPVTAKDLKAGGALAALLKDAIHPNLVQTLEHTPALIHGGPFANIAHGCNSVLATKLALKYGDYAVTEAGFGADLGAEKFIDIKCRMSGLRPAAVVLVATIRALKMHGGVPKADLATENVQAVVDGLPNLDKHLANIQDVYGLPVVVAINKFPLDTDAELQAVYDACDKRGVDVVISDVWANGGAGGRELAEKVVTLAEQDNQFRFVYEEDDSIETKLTKIVTKVYGGKGINLSSAAKRELADLERLGFGNYPICMAKTQYSFSDDAKKLGAPTDFTVTISNLKVSAGAGFIVALTGAIMTMPGLPKVPASETIDIDEEGNITGLF, encoded by the coding sequence ATGGTTTTATCAGATATTGAAATAGCCAACTCTGTCACTATGGAACCTATCAGTAAGGTTGCCGATCAATTAGGGATTGACAAGGAGGCGCTCTGTCTCTATGGTAAGTACAAGGCAAAAATTGATGCCCGTCAACTGGTCGCCTTAAAAAACAAACCTGATGGCAAACTCATTCTTGTCACTGCTATCTCACCAACACCAGCTGGTGAAGGCAAAACCACCACTTCTGTTGGATTGGTAGATGCTCTTTCTGCCATTGGAAAAAAAGCAGTTATTGCCCTTCGTGAACCTTCTCTTGGTCCTGTTTTTGGGGTTAAGGGAGGAGCTGCTGGCGGTGGCCACGCGCAAGTTGTCCCAATGGAAGACATCAACCTTCACTTTACAGGGGACTTTCATGCCATCGGTGTCGCCAACAACTTATTAGCTGCCTTGATTGATAACCACATTCACCATGGCAATAGCCTAGGCATTGATTCCAGACGTATCACTTGGAAACGTGTGGTGGATATGAATGACCGCCAGCTTCGTCATATTGTTGACGGCTTGCAAGGCAAGGTCAACGGGATTCCTCGTGAAGATGGTTATGACATTACCGTCGCCTCTGAAATCATGGCAATCCTGTGCCTATCCGAAAATATTTCTGACCTCAAAGCCCGCCTTGAAAAAATCATCATCGGTTACAACTACCAAGGTGAACCTGTAACAGCTAAAGACTTGAAAGCTGGTGGTGCCCTAGCCGCTCTGCTCAAGGATGCGATTCATCCTAATCTCGTGCAAACCCTGGAACACACACCAGCCCTCATTCACGGTGGCCCATTTGCTAATATCGCCCATGGCTGTAATAGTGTCCTCGCCACCAAACTAGCCTTGAAATATGGTGATTATGCCGTTACCGAAGCTGGATTTGGCGCTGACCTTGGAGCTGAAAAATTCATTGACATCAAATGCCGCATGTCAGGCCTTCGCCCAGCAGCCGTTGTCCTAGTAGCCACTATACGTGCCCTTAAAATGCATGGGGGTGTGCCAAAAGCAGACCTGGCTACTGAAAATGTTCAGGCCGTTGTGGATGGTTTACCTAACCTTGACAAACATTTGGCTAATATCCAAGACGTCTATGGCCTTCCAGTTGTCGTGGCGATCAATAAATTCCCGCTTGATACCGATGCCGAATTACAAGCTGTCTATGATGCCTGCGACAAACGTGGCGTTGACGTTGTGATTTCTGATGTTTGGGCAAATGGCGGAGCTGGTGGCCGTGAACTGGCTGAAAAAGTCGTGACACTAGCCGAGCAAGACAATCAATTCCGCTTTGTTTATGAGGAAGACGATAGCATTGAAACCAAACTGACTAAAATCGTTACCAAAGTTTACGGTGGTAAAGGCATCAACTTGAGCTCAGCAGCCAAACGTGAACTGGCTGACTTAGAACGCCTCGGCTTTGGCAACTACCCAATTTGCATGGCCAAAACCCAATATTCCTTCTCAGACGATGCCAAAAAACTTGGCGCACCAACTGACTTTACAGTGACTATTAGCAACCTTAAAGTGTCCGCAGGAGCAGGATTTATCGTTGCCCTAACAGGTGCTATCATGACCATGCCTGGCCTTCCAAAAGTACCTGCCAGCGAAACAATTGATATTGACGAGGAGGGCAACATCACAGGACTATTCTAA
- a CDS encoding HutD family protein produces the protein MTKVTIKAPSDYLQTDWSGGETNQLFLYPEDGDYKKREFSYRLSTATVALRQTTFTRLDGYHRILMSLDKPITLSDLSHAKEISLAPFQPYAFEGDTRIVSRGTCQDINLMYDDQYQGQLLPVWSDTPFEAPKADCQLLYALSKLTYSVTNQANQELEANHLLVTEQEASLSDLKVCLNQTSPAQTPVAVWAGLWYKT, from the coding sequence ATGACAAAGGTAACCATCAAAGCGCCCTCTGATTACCTCCAAACTGACTGGTCTGGCGGTGAAACCAACCAATTGTTCCTTTATCCCGAAGATGGAGATTACAAAAAGAGAGAATTCTCTTATCGTCTCTCAACTGCAACTGTAGCCCTACGACAGACAACCTTTACCCGACTTGATGGCTATCACAGGATTCTAATGAGCCTAGACAAGCCCATCACATTAAGTGATTTGAGTCATGCTAAAGAGATTTCCCTAGCTCCTTTTCAACCCTATGCGTTTGAAGGCGATACCAGAATCGTCAGTCGTGGAACCTGCCAAGACATCAATTTAATGTATGATGACCAATACCAAGGGCAATTATTACCCGTCTGGTCTGACACACCATTTGAGGCACCTAAAGCGGACTGTCAACTGCTTTATGCCCTAAGCAAACTGACTTATTCTGTGACCAATCAGGCGAATCAAGAGCTTGAAGCCAATCACTTGTTGGTAACCGAGCAGGAGGCCAGCCTTTCAGATCTAAAAGTTTGCCTCAATCAAACAAGCCCCGCCCAAACTCCAGTAGCTGTTTGGGCAGGCTTATGGTATAAGACTTAG
- a CDS encoding APC family permease, producing MASNHMNEQEREQAKFSLSGATLYGINAVIGSGIFLLPRAIYKGLGPASIAVMFGTAILTIMLAVCFAEVSGYFGKNGGAFQYSKRAFGDFIGFNVGFLGWTVTIFAWAAMAAGFARMFIITFPAFEGWHIPLSIGLIILLSLMNIAGLKTSKIVTITATIAKLIPIVAFCACTLFFIKNGLPNFTPFVQLEPGTNLLGAISNTAVYIFYGFIGFETLSIVAGEMRDPEKNVPRALLGSISIVSVLYMLIIGGTIAMLGSQIMMTNAPVQDAFVKMIGPAGAWMVSIGALISITGLNMGESIMVPRYGAAIADEGLLPAAIAKQNQNGAPLVAILVSGAIAIVLLLTGSFESLAKLSVVFRFFQYIPTALAVMKLRKDDPDANVIFRVPFGPIIPILAVIVSLVMIWGDNPMNFVYGAVGVIIASSVYYLMHGRNHQMDQMPPKEQI from the coding sequence ATGGCGTCAAATCACATGAACGAACAAGAAAGAGAACAGGCAAAGTTTAGCTTGAGCGGTGCCACTCTTTACGGGATCAATGCCGTTATCGGCTCTGGTATTTTTCTCTTACCTAGGGCCATTTATAAGGGCCTTGGCCCTGCATCCATCGCTGTTATGTTTGGAACAGCTATTTTGACCATCATGTTGGCAGTTTGTTTTGCAGAAGTCTCTGGTTATTTTGGGAAAAACGGCGGAGCCTTCCAATATTCCAAACGAGCTTTTGGTGATTTTATTGGCTTTAACGTTGGCTTCCTTGGTTGGACCGTTACCATCTTCGCTTGGGCAGCCATGGCAGCTGGGTTTGCCAGAATGTTTATCATTACTTTCCCTGCCTTTGAAGGTTGGCACATTCCACTTAGTATTGGGTTAATCATCTTACTATCTTTGATGAATATCGCTGGTTTGAAAACCTCTAAAATTGTCACCATCACAGCCACCATTGCTAAGTTAATTCCAATCGTTGCCTTTTGTGCCTGTACCCTTTTCTTCATCAAAAACGGGCTTCCTAACTTTACCCCATTTGTTCAGTTGGAACCAGGGACTAACCTCTTAGGGGCTATCTCCAATACTGCTGTTTATATCTTCTATGGCTTTATCGGTTTTGAAACCCTCTCTATTGTCGCTGGGGAAATGCGTGACCCTGAAAAAAATGTACCGCGTGCTCTTTTAGGATCAATCAGTATCGTCTCTGTCTTATATATGCTGATTATCGGTGGAACCATTGCCATGCTTGGCTCTCAAATCATGATGACCAATGCACCTGTTCAAGATGCCTTTGTTAAAATGATAGGCCCTGCTGGCGCTTGGATGGTCTCAATCGGTGCTTTAATTTCCATTACAGGTCTTAACATGGGAGAATCCATCATGGTGCCACGTTACGGTGCTGCCATTGCTGATGAAGGGCTCTTACCAGCTGCTATTGCCAAGCAAAATCAAAATGGCGCGCCACTCGTTGCTATCTTGGTTTCAGGAGCAATTGCCATTGTACTCCTGCTTACTGGCTCATTTGAAAGCTTAGCAAAACTCAGTGTTGTTTTCCGCTTCTTCCAATACATTCCAACAGCACTAGCCGTTATGAAATTACGGAAGGACGATCCCGATGCTAATGTGATCTTCCGAGTACCATTTGGCCCTATTATCCCAATTCTTGCAGTTATCGTTAGTTTAGTTATGATTTGGGGTGACAACCCAATGAACTTTGTTTATGGTGCAGTTGGTGTCATCATTGCAAGTAGTGTGTACTACCTTATGCACGGACGTAACCACCAAATGGACCAAATGCCCCCTAAGGAACAAATCTAG
- the hutH gene encoding histidine ammonia-lyase, producing the protein MTRVINLDGESLTIEDVIAIARQGVACHIDDSAIEAVNASRKIVDDIVSEKRVVYGVTTGFGSLCNVSISPEDTVQLQENLIRTHASGFGDPLPEDAVRAIMLIRINSLVKGYSGIRLSTIEKLLELLNKGVHPYIPEKGSLGASGDLAPLAHMVLPMLGLGKAYYKGELLSGQEALDKAGIDKISLAAKEGLALINGTTVLTAVGALATYDAIQLLKLSDLAGALSLEVHNGITSPFEENLHTIRPQSGQLATARNIRNLLEGSQNTTVATQSRVQDPYTLRCMPQIHGASKDSIAYVKSKVDIEINSVTDNPIICKDGHVISGGNFHGEPMAQPFDFLGIAISEIGNVSERRVERLVNSQLSKLPSFLVKYPGLNSGFMITQYACASLASENKVLAHPASVDSIPSCENQEDFVSMGTTAARKAFEILKNSRRIVATEIMAACQALDLKPENHELGKGTKVAYDLFRKEVNFIEHDKHIEIYDELNKASAVIEDPSFLEAVEQAVELSIQF; encoded by the coding sequence ATGACAAGAGTGATTAATTTAGATGGCGAAAGCCTTACTATCGAAGACGTGATTGCGATTGCTCGCCAAGGCGTAGCCTGTCACATTGATGATAGTGCTATTGAAGCTGTGAATGCCTCTCGTAAAATTGTTGATGACATTGTCAGTGAAAAACGGGTGGTTTACGGGGTGACCACCGGTTTTGGATCCCTTTGTAACGTGAGCATCTCACCAGAAGATACAGTTCAACTCCAAGAAAATTTGATTCGTACCCATGCTAGTGGATTTGGTGACCCATTGCCAGAAGATGCCGTGAGAGCTATCATGCTGATCCGTATCAATTCACTAGTCAAAGGGTATTCTGGTATTCGTCTATCCACCATTGAAAAACTGTTGGAACTGCTCAATAAAGGGGTTCATCCTTACATTCCTGAAAAAGGGTCTCTAGGGGCTTCAGGAGATTTGGCGCCGCTTGCTCACATGGTGCTTCCTATGCTTGGTCTAGGGAAAGCTTACTACAAAGGAGAGCTTCTTTCTGGTCAAGAAGCTCTTGATAAAGCTGGTATTGACAAGATTTCTTTAGCCGCTAAAGAAGGACTCGCCCTTATCAACGGAACAACTGTTCTCACTGCAGTCGGTGCCCTTGCAACCTATGACGCCATTCAATTATTGAAACTGTCAGACCTAGCTGGTGCCCTATCCCTTGAAGTGCATAACGGGATTACTAGTCCATTTGAAGAAAACCTTCATACCATTCGCCCACAAAGCGGCCAGTTGGCAACAGCCCGCAATATCCGAAACCTCCTTGAAGGCAGCCAAAACACAACCGTAGCTACTCAATCTCGTGTGCAAGACCCTTACACCTTGCGCTGCATGCCTCAAATTCATGGGGCTAGCAAAGACAGTATCGCCTATGTCAAATCCAAAGTTGACATTGAAATCAATTCTGTCACAGATAATCCAATTATCTGTAAAGATGGCCACGTTATTTCAGGAGGTAACTTCCACGGAGAACCAATGGCACAGCCATTTGACTTCTTAGGCATCGCCATTTCTGAAATTGGAAATGTTTCTGAACGCCGCGTGGAACGTTTGGTCAATAGCCAGCTCAGCAAATTGCCATCCTTCCTTGTCAAATACCCAGGTCTCAATTCAGGCTTTATGATTACCCAGTACGCCTGTGCCTCTCTTGCTTCTGAAAACAAGGTTTTGGCACATCCAGCCAGTGTGGATTCTATCCCATCTTGTGAGAACCAAGAAGACTTTGTCAGCATGGGCACCACCGCTGCTCGCAAGGCCTTTGAAATCCTTAAAAATTCTCGCCGCATCGTGGCTACTGAAATCATGGCAGCCTGCCAAGCCCTTGATCTCAAACCTGAAAATCATGAACTAGGTAAAGGGACTAAGGTTGCCTACGATCTCTTCCGCAAGGAAGTCAACTTTATCGAACACGATAAACACATCGAAATCTACGATGAACTAAACAAGGCATCAGCAGTCATTGAAGACCCAAGCTTCCTCGAAGCGGTTGAGCAGGCAGTTGAGTTGAGTATCCAATTTTAG
- a CDS encoding formimidoylglutamase, with protein MLEDYYPSTTSYYHGGIDDDLYTAKWGMVMTFLDLNDSSLTPFEGTHFALIGFKSDKGVYINNGRVGAVESPAAIRTQLAKFPWHLGNQVMVYDVGNIDGPNRSLEQLQNSLSKAIKRMCDLNLKPIVLGGGHETAYGHYLGLRQSLSPSDDLAVINMDAHFDLRPYDQTGPNSGTGFRQMFDDAVADKRLFKYFVLGIQEHNNNLFLFDFVAKSKGIQFLTGQDIYQMGHQKVCRAIDRFLEGQERVYLTIDMDCFSVGAAPGVSAIQSLGVDPNLAVLVLQHIAASGKLVGFDVVEVSPPHDIDNHTANLAATFIFYLVQIMAQHS; from the coding sequence ATGCTAGAAGATTACTACCCATCCACCACTAGCTATTATCATGGTGGGATCGACGATGACTTATATACTGCCAAATGGGGCATGGTCATGACTTTCCTTGACCTTAACGACAGCTCACTAACCCCATTTGAAGGGACACATTTTGCCTTGATTGGCTTTAAAAGTGATAAGGGGGTTTATATCAATAATGGTCGTGTCGGAGCGGTCGAAAGTCCAGCTGCCATACGAACCCAGCTCGCCAAATTCCCTTGGCATTTAGGAAACCAAGTTATGGTTTACGATGTGGGTAACATTGACGGCCCCAATCGCTCTTTGGAACAACTGCAAAACAGTTTAAGCAAAGCCATCAAACGGATGTGTGACCTCAATCTCAAACCCATCGTCTTAGGAGGTGGCCATGAAACCGCCTACGGCCACTACTTAGGCCTACGCCAAAGCCTATCCCCAAGTGATGACCTAGCTGTCATCAATATGGACGCCCACTTTGATTTAAGGCCTTACGACCAAACAGGCCCTAATTCAGGGACAGGCTTTCGACAGATGTTTGACGATGCGGTTGCTGACAAACGCCTCTTTAAATACTTCGTTTTAGGCATTCAAGAACATAATAACAACCTTTTCCTATTTGACTTTGTGGCAAAATCCAAGGGCATTCAATTTTTAACAGGTCAAGACATCTACCAAATGGGCCATCAAAAGGTCTGCCGAGCCATTGACCGTTTCTTAGAAGGGCAAGAAAGGGTCTACCTGACCATTGACATGGATTGTTTCTCAGTTGGTGCTGCGCCTGGGGTTAGTGCTATCCAGTCCCTCGGTGTTGACCCAAATCTTGCCGTCTTAGTTTTGCAACACATTGCAGCTAGCGGAAAATTAGTTGGCTTTGATGTGGTTGAGGTTTCACCACCACACGATATTGATAACCACACCGCCAATTTAGCAGCCACCTTTATCTTTTACCTCGTACAGATTATGGCACAACATAGCTAA
- a CDS encoding AAA family ATPase, producing MTKGIRFQLLGSPHIFLDDKEQFFAFAKANALLYYLVVNGSVSREVAASLLWENKNTQTAKKNLRNAIYQVNKVLQADVIICPNRNLLVLNKTLDIKTDINLFLADPLAHLELYQGEFLQGFYLKSGEEFDLWVSKMRMQYEQVYLKACYQKIEEKLSLDAIEDVEEHLKQLIERDEFEEKNYQLLMRLYQQGNCPGKVIETYYQLANVLDKELGIQPSLQSQQIYQEVVAKDRNERKIKHFLRNSNHFLGRIDEIKQLENYFANCLACQEVGALLLIGDTGIGKRTLARQVLANQTQTFQIVTAKCFREEAMDSLLPWRNILDGLGDLVIQNRLLTTKAWKAALKRCFPVATIFQEDNNQPFIKDHTSLLVSFIVDILQHLAEIKALVILIEDCHWMDEDSLTLLQRVMNQLVHYPIAFVLTKHLGTTPELGLCLNALMSQGRLESICLEPFNRQESLVYINSQLGSQPVTAEEMEHLYQASQGNPFFLSEYTQALLRHEKFVPLTPAIKAKLGLKLANLSSRDDALLNYLSCCRRPIPLNTLAQLMLLPLEEVIEMVDNLGHYYILVEESVGEEVLISFRQRIIQLYSYDRLSLSKRRLLHGQIAKRLEDLLPILTPSPHLLDDIAYHYQESRQVIKALEYNLNYLDATLPFQHELFPIYSKSIGSLEKSDRDHQRLMEEQFDKIRQSIADLELTYDNNRDFQQLLIRFSYLEGRYDIRTGRYQEGIKHIQKVIALATELKQPSFLLEGYRQLIHYCIQVENKPEMRYYTSLSLEAAVAANHFEAIAISLRLNGLYHLIIGELNEAERLLQQSIDFFKVTPGLQANYAIQIAAALDYLGEIAQIRYQFEKAVAYQKQAIALTENKPAELSASIFYIGLGISYFYLADFEQAEQILSLAKEALVNHSYPWKETQLEIYLAMIQWKKGNYQPALTLLDYRETLMSRYRNPRDKGLVFYLMAVVKYQLIFQGATLSQQEKEMADHLLSESFEYYYEIASTNLNPYRDCHLVSELNDLRQQLSAKS from the coding sequence ATGACGAAGGGTATTCGATTTCAATTGCTTGGCAGTCCCCACATTTTTCTTGATGACAAAGAACAATTTTTTGCCTTTGCCAAAGCAAATGCTCTCCTTTATTACTTAGTGGTTAATGGATCTGTTAGCCGCGAGGTGGCGGCGAGTCTACTTTGGGAAAATAAGAACACGCAAACAGCGAAAAAGAATTTACGAAACGCTATCTACCAGGTCAATAAAGTCTTGCAAGCTGATGTGATTATTTGTCCCAATCGCAACCTGCTGGTTTTGAATAAAACACTTGATATCAAAACAGATATTAACCTTTTTCTGGCTGATCCGCTAGCTCACTTAGAACTCTACCAAGGGGAGTTTTTGCAGGGCTTTTACCTTAAAAGTGGTGAGGAATTTGATCTTTGGGTTTCAAAAATGCGTATGCAGTATGAACAGGTATACCTAAAAGCGTGTTACCAAAAAATTGAAGAAAAGCTCTCTTTAGATGCCATTGAAGATGTCGAGGAACATTTAAAACAGCTTATTGAACGTGATGAATTTGAAGAGAAAAATTATCAGCTCTTGATGAGGCTTTATCAGCAGGGGAATTGTCCTGGTAAGGTCATCGAAACTTATTATCAGTTGGCTAATGTGTTGGATAAGGAGCTAGGGATTCAGCCAAGTTTGCAAAGCCAACAGATTTATCAGGAAGTGGTCGCTAAAGATCGTAATGAACGCAAAATCAAGCATTTTTTGCGCAACAGTAATCATTTTTTGGGGCGGATTGATGAGATTAAGCAGCTGGAAAACTATTTTGCCAACTGTTTGGCCTGCCAAGAGGTAGGAGCTCTGCTCTTAATTGGTGATACAGGGATTGGGAAACGAACCCTAGCCAGACAGGTCTTAGCCAATCAAACCCAAACGTTTCAAATTGTCACAGCTAAATGTTTTCGTGAAGAGGCTATGGATTCCTTATTGCCTTGGCGTAATATCTTAGATGGCCTGGGAGATTTGGTGATTCAAAACCGCTTATTGACCACCAAAGCTTGGAAGGCTGCTCTTAAACGCTGTTTTCCTGTGGCAACCATTTTTCAAGAAGATAACAACCAACCCTTTATCAAGGACCACACCAGCTTGTTGGTTTCCTTTATTGTTGATATTTTACAACATTTGGCAGAAATCAAGGCGCTGGTAATCCTTATTGAGGATTGTCACTGGATGGATGAGGATAGTTTGACCTTGTTGCAACGGGTCATGAATCAATTGGTCCACTATCCGATTGCTTTTGTCTTGACCAAGCATCTAGGAACGACTCCTGAGCTCGGTCTTTGTTTGAATGCTTTGATGAGTCAAGGGCGTTTAGAAAGCATTTGTTTGGAGCCTTTTAATCGGCAAGAAAGTTTGGTTTATATTAACAGTCAACTGGGTAGTCAGCCAGTGACGGCAGAAGAAATGGAGCACCTCTATCAAGCCAGCCAAGGCAACCCTTTCTTTTTGTCAGAATACACTCAGGCCCTACTGCGTCACGAAAAATTTGTGCCTTTAACGCCTGCCATTAAGGCTAAGTTGGGTCTTAAACTAGCTAATCTAAGTAGTCGTGATGACGCATTGTTAAACTATTTGTCTTGTTGTCGGAGGCCTATCCCTCTAAATACCCTCGCTCAATTGATGTTACTGCCTTTAGAAGAAGTGATCGAGATGGTGGATAATCTGGGGCACTACTATATTTTGGTAGAAGAAAGCGTAGGAGAGGAAGTGTTGATTTCATTTCGTCAGCGGATTATTCAACTCTATAGTTATGACCGTTTATCTTTGTCAAAAAGGCGTTTATTGCACGGACAAATTGCCAAACGGTTAGAAGATTTACTGCCTATTTTGACACCAAGCCCTCACTTATTAGATGACATTGCTTACCATTATCAGGAATCACGGCAGGTGATTAAGGCTTTGGAATACAACCTTAACTATCTAGATGCTACCTTGCCATTTCAGCATGAGCTGTTTCCCATTTATTCAAAGAGTATTGGCTCCTTGGAAAAGTCAGATCGTGACCATCAACGCTTAATGGAAGAGCAGTTTGATAAGATTCGTCAAAGCATTGCGGATTTGGAACTGACCTATGATAATAACCGTGATTTCCAGCAGTTGCTTATTCGTTTTTCTTACCTTGAAGGCCGTTATGATATTCGAACAGGGAGGTATCAAGAAGGGATTAAACACATTCAAAAGGTCATCGCTTTGGCAACCGAGCTAAAACAGCCCTCCTTCTTGCTAGAAGGCTATCGCCAGTTAATTCATTACTGTATCCAAGTGGAAAACAAGCCAGAAATGCGTTATTACACTAGTCTTTCATTGGAGGCAGCGGTTGCTGCTAATCATTTTGAGGCCATTGCGATTAGTTTGCGGTTAAACGGTCTCTATCATTTGATTATTGGGGAGTTAAATGAGGCAGAGCGTCTGCTTCAACAGTCGATTGACTTCTTCAAGGTGACGCCAGGCTTGCAAGCTAACTATGCGATTCAGATTGCTGCTGCCTTAGATTATTTGGGGGAGATTGCCCAGATTCGCTATCAGTTTGAAAAGGCCGTTGCTTATCAAAAACAAGCCATTGCCTTGACCGAAAACAAGCCAGCTGAGTTATCGGCGAGTATTTTTTATATTGGATTAGGGATTTCCTACTTTTATTTAGCTGATTTTGAACAAGCTGAGCAAATCTTGAGTTTGGCTAAGGAAGCTTTGGTCAATCATAGTTATCCTTGGAAAGAAACGCAACTTGAAATTTACCTGGCTATGATTCAATGGAAAAAGGGCAATTATCAGCCAGCCTTGACCCTACTTGATTACAGAGAAACCTTGATGTCTAGGTATCGCAATCCGCGTGATAAGGGCTTGGTTTTCTATTTGATGGCTGTGGTCAAGTACCAATTGATATTTCAAGGAGCTACCCTAAGTCAGCAGGAAAAAGAAATGGCAGACCACCTGTTGTCAGAATCCTTTGAGTATTATTATGAGATTGCTAGTACTAACCTCAACCCTTACCGAGATTGTCATTTGGTGAGTGAGTTGAACGATTTGCGTCAACAATTATCTGCTAAAAGCTAA
- the rpsB gene encoding 30S ribosomal protein S2: MAVISMKQLLEAGVHFGHQTRRWNPKMAKYIFTERNGIHVIDLQQTVKLADQAYEFVRDAAANDAVILFVGTKKQAAEAVADEATRAGQYFINHRWLGGTLTNWGTIQKRIARLKEIKRMEEEGTFDVLPKKEVALLNKQRARLEKFLGGIEDMPRIPDVMYVVDPHKEQIAVKEAKKLGIPVVAMVDTNADPDDIDIIIPANDDAIRAVKLITAKLADAIIEGRQGEDADVAFEADTQADSIEEIVEVVEGDNA, from the coding sequence ATGGCAGTAATTTCAATGAAACAACTTCTTGAGGCTGGTGTTCACTTTGGTCACCAAACTCGTCGCTGGAACCCTAAGATGGCTAAATACATCTTCACAGAGCGTAACGGTATCCACGTTATCGATCTTCAACAAACTGTAAAATTAGCTGACCAAGCTTACGAATTTGTTCGTGATGCTGCAGCAAACGATGCTGTCATCTTGTTCGTTGGTACTAAAAAACAAGCTGCTGAAGCAGTTGCTGACGAAGCAACGCGTGCAGGCCAATACTTCATCAACCACCGTTGGTTGGGTGGAACGCTTACCAACTGGGGAACTATCCAAAAACGTATCGCTCGTTTGAAAGAAATCAAACGTATGGAAGAAGAAGGAACCTTTGACGTTCTTCCTAAGAAAGAAGTTGCACTTCTTAACAAACAACGCGCTCGTCTTGAAAAATTCTTGGGCGGTATCGAAGATATGCCTCGTATCCCAGACGTAATGTACGTTGTTGACCCACATAAAGAACAAATCGCTGTTAAAGAAGCTAAAAAACTTGGTATCCCAGTCGTAGCGATGGTTGATACAAACGCTGATCCAGATGATATCGATATCATCATTCCAGCTAACGATGACGCTATCCGCGCCGTTAAATTAATCACTGCTAAATTAGCTGACGCTATTATCGAAGGCCGTCAAGGTGAAGATGCAGACGTTGCTTTTGAAGCTGACACTCAAGCAGATTCAATCGAAGAAATCGTTGAAGTTGTCGAAGGCGACAACGCTTAA